One part of the Andrena cerasifolii isolate SP2316 chromosome 4, iyAndCera1_principal, whole genome shotgun sequence genome encodes these proteins:
- the LOC143368046 gene encoding putative cytochrome P450 6a14 isoform X1 — translation MLDYFQILCGTALLLLTVYYYYTSTFHFWKNRGIPAPQPSIIFGNAKKTILMKLSMSEYLKEVYDEYKNEPVVGLYFRATPVLVVNDLDLIKDILIRDFSLFANRGVDTFPKVEPLSEHLFQIEADRWRPLRARLSPVFTSGKLKEMFPLIIECADHLEKYLDKIVEKNEPVECRDLAAKFTTDVIGSCAFGIDTNALSDEDSEFRRMGRKIFMPSARQLIRDTCRQFFPYVYKIFGHLVQPTDINEFFTKLVVDTMDYRVKHNVLRPDFVNLLMEIKKNPHNLENIELTDSLLTAQAFLFFVAGFETSSSTIGHTLYEMAQNPHIQDKLRQEIRETCTKNGGVLMYEQLKEMKYLDKVFRETLRKYPILPMLMRQAAVDYTFKGTKISIPKDTRVWIPAYAIHQNPDIYPNPDIFDPERFNDDVFSARHPMSYLPFGDGPRNCVGARFANIQSKIGLITILRHHRVEVCEKTTIPYQHDKRAFLLTLKGGILLKITKVAPMAS, via the exons ATGTTAGACTATTTCCAAATTTTATGCGGTACCGCACTGCTACTTTTAACAGTTTACTACTATTATACATCAACATTCCATTTTTGGAAAAACCGAGGCATACCTGCGCCTCAACCGTCCATCATCTTCGGCAATGcgaaaaaaacaattttgatgaaattatcGATGAGCGAATACTTGAAAGAAGTATACGATGAATATAAGAATGAGCCAGTGGTTGGATTATATTTTAGAGCAACGCCCGTTCTTGTTGTCAATGATCTAGATTTGATCAAAGACATTCTGATCCGTGACTTTTCTCTATTTGCAAATCGGGGTGTAGATACGTTCCCAAAG GTGGAACCATTGTCAGAACACCTCTTCCAGATAGAAGCTGATCGATGGCGCCCACTAAGGGCAAGACTGTCGCCAGTGTTCACGTCGGGCAAACTCAAGGAAATGTTTCCCCTTATCATAGAATGCGCAGACCACTTAGAAAAGTACCTGGATAAAATTGTGGAGAAAAATGAACCCGTCGAGTGTCGCGATTTAGCAGCCAAATTCACCACCGACGTAATTGGCAGCTGTGCCTTTGGGATTGACACGAATGCCCTCTCAGACGAGGACAGCGAGTTTCGTCGTATGGGCAGAAAGATCTTCATGCCTTCTGCCCGACAGTTAATTAGAGATACCTGCAGACAATTTTTTCCATATGTCTACAAAATATTTGGCCACCTGGTGCAACCAACGGATATTAATGAATTCTTCACAAAACTGGTAGTAGATACGATGGATTATAGGGTGAAACATAACGTACTCAGACCAGATTTCGTTAATTTGTTAatggaaattaagaaaaatcctcataatttggaaaatattg AATTAACAGATTCGTTGCTTACTGCTCAAGCTTTTCTCTTTTTCGTGGCTGGTTTTGAAACTTCCTCATCAACGATAGGCCACACGCTTTATGAAATGGCGCAGAACCCTCACATACAGGATAAATTACGGCAGGAAATCAGAGAGACTTGTACGAAAAATGGCGGAGTTTTGATGTATGAACAACTGAAAGAAATGAAATACTTAGATAAGGTGTTTCGAG agaCACTAAGAAAATATCCAATACTTCCAATGCTAATGAGACAGGCAGCCGTGGATTACACTTTTAAGGGCACCAAAATCTCAATACCTAAAGATACGAGAGTATGGATACCAGCGTACGCGATTCATCAGAACCCTGATATTTATCCAAATCCTGATATCTTTGACCCCGAAAGGTTCAACGATGATGTTTTTTCAGCTAGACACCCTATGAGTTATCTACCTTTCGGTGATGGGCCAAGAAATTGTGTTG GTGCTCGATTTGCAAATATACAAAGCAAAATTGGCCTTATCACGATTCTTCGACATCACAGAGTTGAAGTTTGCGAAAAGACAACTATTCCGTACCAACATGACAAACGAGCATTCTTGTTAACGCTTAAAGGCGGAATACTTCTGAAAATAACGAAAGTAGCGCCTATGGCCTCTTAA
- the LOC143368046 gene encoding putative cytochrome P450 6a14 isoform X2, with product MLDYFQILCGTALLLLTVYYYYTSTFHFWKNRGIPAPQPSIIFGNAKKTILMKLSMSEYLKEVYDEYKNEPVVGLYFRATPVLVVNDLDLIKDILIRDFSLFANRGVDTFPKVEPLSEHLFQIEADRWRPLRARLSPVFTSGKLKEMFPLIIECADHLEKYLDKIVEKNEPVECRDLAAKFTTDVIGSCAFGIDTNALSDEDSEFRRMGRKIFMPSARQLIRDTCRQFFPYVYKIFGHLVQPTDINEFFTKLVVDTMDYRVKHNVLRPDFVNLLMEIKKNPHNLENIELTDSLLTAQAFLFFVAGFETSSSTIGHTLYEMAQNPHIQDKLRQEIRETCTKNGGVLMYEQLKEMKYLDKVFRETLRKYPILPMLMRQAAVDYTFKGTKISIPKDTRVWIPAYAIHQNPDIYPNPDIFDPERFNDDVFSARHPMSYLPFGDGPRNCVGARFANIQSKIGLITILRHHRVEVCEKTTIPYQHDKRAFLLTLKGGILLKITKKQ from the exons ATGTTAGACTATTTCCAAATTTTATGCGGTACCGCACTGCTACTTTTAACAGTTTACTACTATTATACATCAACATTCCATTTTTGGAAAAACCGAGGCATACCTGCGCCTCAACCGTCCATCATCTTCGGCAATGcgaaaaaaacaattttgatgaaattatcGATGAGCGAATACTTGAAAGAAGTATACGATGAATATAAGAATGAGCCAGTGGTTGGATTATATTTTAGAGCAACGCCCGTTCTTGTTGTCAATGATCTAGATTTGATCAAAGACATTCTGATCCGTGACTTTTCTCTATTTGCAAATCGGGGTGTAGATACGTTCCCAAAG GTGGAACCATTGTCAGAACACCTCTTCCAGATAGAAGCTGATCGATGGCGCCCACTAAGGGCAAGACTGTCGCCAGTGTTCACGTCGGGCAAACTCAAGGAAATGTTTCCCCTTATCATAGAATGCGCAGACCACTTAGAAAAGTACCTGGATAAAATTGTGGAGAAAAATGAACCCGTCGAGTGTCGCGATTTAGCAGCCAAATTCACCACCGACGTAATTGGCAGCTGTGCCTTTGGGATTGACACGAATGCCCTCTCAGACGAGGACAGCGAGTTTCGTCGTATGGGCAGAAAGATCTTCATGCCTTCTGCCCGACAGTTAATTAGAGATACCTGCAGACAATTTTTTCCATATGTCTACAAAATATTTGGCCACCTGGTGCAACCAACGGATATTAATGAATTCTTCACAAAACTGGTAGTAGATACGATGGATTATAGGGTGAAACATAACGTACTCAGACCAGATTTCGTTAATTTGTTAatggaaattaagaaaaatcctcataatttggaaaatattg AATTAACAGATTCGTTGCTTACTGCTCAAGCTTTTCTCTTTTTCGTGGCTGGTTTTGAAACTTCCTCATCAACGATAGGCCACACGCTTTATGAAATGGCGCAGAACCCTCACATACAGGATAAATTACGGCAGGAAATCAGAGAGACTTGTACGAAAAATGGCGGAGTTTTGATGTATGAACAACTGAAAGAAATGAAATACTTAGATAAGGTGTTTCGAG agaCACTAAGAAAATATCCAATACTTCCAATGCTAATGAGACAGGCAGCCGTGGATTACACTTTTAAGGGCACCAAAATCTCAATACCTAAAGATACGAGAGTATGGATACCAGCGTACGCGATTCATCAGAACCCTGATATTTATCCAAATCCTGATATCTTTGACCCCGAAAGGTTCAACGATGATGTTTTTTCAGCTAGACACCCTATGAGTTATCTACCTTTCGGTGATGGGCCAAGAAATTGTGTTG GTGCTCGATTTGCAAATATACAAAGCAAAATTGGCCTTATCACGATTCTTCGACATCACAGAGTTGAAGTTTGCGAAAAGACAACTATTCCGTACCAACATGACAAACGAGCATTCTTGTTAACGCTTAAAGGCGGAATACTTCTGAAAATAACGAAA